The Stigmatella aurantiaca genome includes the window TTTCCGCGCCCCCTTTCCGGCGGGAGTGACGAACCCCCCCTGGGCGGTGTAAGCACGGCACCGTGCAGGCGCTGCTTGTCGTCCTCGCCATCGCGGCGCTGTCCCTGCTGGCTTCGAGCCGGACGTTTCTGGACGCCGCACGTCTGCCGGGGCTGGCCCAGTTGGCCGCCAGCGGACTGCTCTTTCTGCTGTTCGGCGCCCTGGTGGGCCCCGGCCAGGCTGGGATTCTCACCAGCCCGAACCTGGAATCCCTGCGGCCCGTGCTGGCGCTGGGGCTGGGCACGGTGGGCGTCATCCTGGGCCTGAACCTGGATCCGCGGCTGTTGCGGCTCCTGCCGCGCGGGGTGTTCACGGCGGCCCTGGCGCACGCGGGGGTGGCCTTCCTGTTCGTGTCGGTGCCGCTGGCGGCGGTGCTGCTGCTCACCACCGGCCTGCCCCTGGCCACGGCCGTGGGCGGCGCGGCGCTCCTGGGCGCGGCGGCCAGCCTCTCCTCGGGCCATTTCGCGGTGCTGGGCTACCGCAGCGGGCGCATGGAGCGCGCGCGCGGGCTGGCGGTGGCGCTGCTCACCATCCTGGACGATGGCGTGGGGCTGATGGTGCTGGCGCTGGCGCTGGTGCTGGGCGCCTCGGCCAACCCCGCCGAGGGGCTGGGGCTGGTGAGCCTGGCCCTGTTGCTGGGGATGATGTGCGGGGCGCTGATTGCCTTCCTCACGTATGGGCTGAAGGATCCCGCGGAGCTGATGGCCGTCACCCTGGGCGGCGTGGCGCTCGTGGGGGGCGCGGCGGCCTACCTGCGCGTGTCCGCGCTGCTCGCGGGCGTGGCGTGTGGGGCGACGCTGGCGCTGGTGGGCGGCCGGGCCGTGGAGCAGGTGGCGCGCTCCCTGGGGCGCTTCGAGCGGCCCGCGTACCTGGTGCTGGTGTTCCTGGTGGGCTGCCACCTGCAGGGCCGGGACGTGGATGCGTGGATGCTGCTGCCCGGGTATGTGACGCTGCGCTTCGTGGGGAAGATTCTCGGGGGGGCGCTCGCGCGGCGCTACGCGGCGAACGTGCTGGAGCTGCCCCCGCGCCTGGGCTACGCGCTCATCTCCCAGGGAGGCCTGGCGCTGTGCCTGGTGGCGGAGTACCTGCTGCTGGTGCCGGGCACGCTCTCCCAGCAAGTCTTCGACATCGTCGCCGTGGGGGCGGTCATCAACGAGGTGCTGGCCAGCCGGGCCTTCCGCCGGGTGCTGGAGCCGCCCGTGAAGCCGAAGGCCCCGGAGGGCGCGGCATGATCGGCGCCATCATCCGGCTGGTGCTGCTGGTGGTGTTGCTCGCGGGCATCTCCCGGGCCCAATTGTGGCGCGTGGACTCGGGCACGCCGGTGCTGCTGGCGGCCGGGGCGCTGCTGCTGTGCGGGCTGTTCGCGGGCAAGGTGGCCAAGGGGGTGGGGCTGCCGCGGTTGACGGGCTACCTGCTGGTGGGGGTGGCCGTGGGCCCGTATGCCATGGGCTTCATCCCGGGCGAGGGCGTGAAGGGGCTGGAGCTGGTGAAGGGGCTGGGGGTGAGCCTCATTGCCCTGGTGGCCGGCACGGAGCTGCACCTGGGGCTCATCCGCCGGGTGGGCGCCAAGGTGGCGGTGCTGTGCGTCACCGTGTGTGGAATCACCTTCGGGGTGTGCTTCGCGGCCATCTTCGCCCTGAAGCCACTCTTGCCCTTCCTGGCGCCCATGACGGTGCCCCAGGCGCTGGCCGTCAGCGCGCTGGTGTCCACGGTGGTGGTGTCCTTCTCGCCCACGGTGACGATCGCCATCGTGCAGGAGACCGCCGCGCGGGGCTCCTTCACCGAGTTCCTCATGGCGCTGGTCATCATCGGGGACCTGTTCGTGATGGTGGCCTTCGCGCTGGCCGCGGGCGTCACCCGCGCCAGCTTCGGCGGCGGCTTCGACATCGGGGGGCTGCTCAGCGGGGTGGGGTGGGAGCTGTTCGGCTCGGTGGCGGTGGGAGCCGTGCTGGCGCTGGGGATGCTCGTGTACATGCGGCGGGTGAACCGGGAGCTGCCCCTGTTCCTGGTGGGCATCTGCTTCGCGGCGGCCGAGGGAGGGGCGCAGCTGCACCTCTCCCCCCTGCTGGTGGCGCTGGCGGCCGGGGCGCTCATCGCCAACCTGGACGAGCGCCAGAGCCGCAACATCCACCACGCCATCCAGTTCGCGGGCCTGCCGGTGTTCGCGCTCTTCTTCGCGGCGGCCGGGGCGGGGCTGAAGCTGGACACGCTGGTGACGGTGGGGCCCGCGGCGCTGCTGCTGGTGGTGCTGCGCGCGGTGGCCATCCTCCTGGCGTGCCGCCGCTTCGCCCCCATGGAGGACCCCCGGCTGCGGCGCTACCTGTGGATGGGGCTCATCTCCCAGGCGGGCGTCACCTTCGGACTGGCGGCGCTGGTCTCCCGCACCTTCCCGGATTTTGGCCCCCAGGTGGAGGTGCTCATCGTGGCGATGATTACCACGCACGAGCTGGTGGGCCCGGTGCTCACCCGGCGCGCCCTGGAGCGCAGCGGCGAGACACGGGGAGACGAGCGCCCCAGGACAGCGTAAGGAGGTAATCTCCGGGAGCCCAGGAGGCATGTGATGGCGGCACCCATTCTTGAGGTCGATCTGGACAATCCCCAGCCGCGCCACGTGGCGCGGGCCGTGGAGGTGCTGTCCCGCGGGGGGCTCGTGGCCTACCCCACGGACACCTACTACGGCCTGGGGTGTGACTTGCTGTCGAAGAAGGCCATCGAGCGGCTGTACCAGCTCAAGGCACGGGACAAGAAGAAGCCGCTGTCCTTCCTGTGCCCGGACCTGTCGGACGTGGCCAAGTACGCGCACGTGAGCAACTTCGCCTACCGCACCATGAAGGGGCTGACGCCGGGGCCCTTCACCTTCATCCTCGAGGCCACGCGCATCGTGCCGGACATGATGATGACGCGGCAGAAGCAGGTGGGCATCCGCGTGCCGGACGCCCCGCTGGCGCGCGCGCTGGCCGCGGGCCTGGGCCATCCGCTCGTCACCACCTCCGCGAGCGACGGGGAGGACGAGCCGCTCATCGACGCGCGGGGCATCAAGGAGCAGCTGGGGCATGGGTTGGATCTCATCCTCGATGGGGGGTGACGCTGATGGAGGCCTCCACGGTGGTGTCGCTCATCGGCGACTCGATCGAGATCCTCCGCCAGGGCAAGGGGCGGCTGGACACCTAGGGAAGGGGAGTTTGTGGGGACCGAGCACTCGCACGAGGTGGCACAGGACGCTCCGGGGCGGGTCCCCGGACCCCTGGCCTTGCTGTGGCTGCTCCTGTGGCGGCCGGTGGACCTGCACTACCGGCTGCACGGCGCGGGCATCCGCACGCCGGGCGGCCGCATCGGCCAGCTCTGGCGCCAGCAGGGGGAGGGCAACCGCGCCGCGGGGCTGTACGTGCGGCGGATGTTGTTGCTGCTGCTGGGCGTGTCGCCGGTGCTCACCTTCGCGCTGGGCCTGGGCCTGCATGCGCTGGGGATTCCGCTAGCGGCGGGCTGGGGCATGACGGCGGTGCTGTGCTCGGCGATGGGCCTGTTCCTGGCGCTCACCACGGGGCTGGCGGCCGGGATGCTCATGGGAATGCTGGCGAGCCTCGCCATGCTGGTGGGCCTGCACGTGGTGGTGGCGGAGTCCTTCGGGCCCCGGATGGGCGGCCTGGCCGGGGCCATCATGGGCGGCTGCCTGGGGCTGGTGGGCGGGATGTGCGCGGGGAGCATCGGCGGGCTCGCGCGGGGCCAGGGGCTGTCCGTCAACCGGGTGCAGGTGGGCGCCATCGTGCTGAGCCTCGTGCCGATGCTCGTGTGGGGCTCGGGCGGGGCGTGGCACGTGGGCGGGGCCGTGGCAGCGAGCTCGCTGGTCATGTACCTGGGGGCCGCGTTCCGCCTGTTCGTCTATCCCGTGGAGGTGCTGCTCCAGACGGTGGCCTTCGCGGTGGAGCGGTGGACGGGGCGGCCCACGCTGCGCTGGTCCCCGGTGCTCCACCACAACCTGGGCTACCTGCGTTACCCCTTCCTGCGGGCGCATCTGGCGCTGGCGGCGCGCACCCGGCCCAAGGAGGTGCTGGACGTGGCCAACGCCTGCCTCAAGTCTCCGGGCAACTCCATGCTGGGGTGGCCCTGGGTGCTGGCGGCCCTGGCGCAGGCGGAGGCGGCCACGGAGGCGAGGAAGCGCGCGGAGGGCGAGCGGTGAGTGGAGGGCTGGAAGGGTACCTGGACGCGTTCATCGCCTTCATCCGCGCGGAGCGGGGGCTGTCCGGCAAGACGGTGGACGCCTACGCGGCGGACCTCACGGCCTACTTCGAGGATCTGCGCGCGCGAGGGGTGCTGGACGCGGCGCGGGCGAAGCAGGAGGACGTGACGGCGCACCTGATGCAGTTGGGGGCGAAGGGCCTGTCCAAGCGAAGCCAGGCGCGGCACCTGGCGGCCGTGCGCGGCTTTCACCGCTTCCTCATCGCCGAGAAGCACGCGGAGAAGGACCCCACCGAGGACCTGGACACCCCGCGCGCGGCGCGAAAGCTGCCGAGCTTCCTCACGCTGGAGGAGGTGGAGCAACTGCTAGCCGCCCCGGACGAGCGTCACCCCACGGGCATGCGGGACAAGGCGATGCTGGAGCTGCTGTACGCCACGGGCCTGCGCGTGAGCGAGCTGTGCTCGCTCGGCATCAACGACGTGCAGTTGGGCGCGGGCTACCTGATAGCGAAAGGGAAGGGGAGCAAGGAGCGCATCGTCCCGGTGGGCAGCATCGCGTCGGAGAAGGTGCAGGCCTACTTAGGCGGGCCCCGTCAGCACCTGCTGGGCAAGCGCCAGTCGCGCTCGCTCTTCATCACGCCCCGGGGCGGGGCCTTCACACGACAAGGCTTCTGGAAGCTGCTGAAGCGCTATGCGCTCAAGGCGGGTATCCGCAAGCCCATCTCCCCGCACAAGCTGCGCCACTCCTTCGCCACCCATTTGGTGGAGCGGGGGGCGGACCTGCGCGCCGTCCAGGCCATGTTGGGCCACGCGGACCTGGCCACTACGCAGATCTACACCCACGTCAACAGCGCCCGGCTGCGCGCCGTCTACGACGAGCACCACCCCCGCAGCGAGACCGCCGCCCCCCCACGCCCCAAGCGGCGCAAGCCTGGGGCGTAGATGCACGTGTAAGACCGAGCAAGGGGTTGGCTGAGCCATCTATTGAAACACGTTCTTAATAAACGGCTCCCACCGTTACGCCTGAGTAGCTACAGTTGGCCTGGAGACCAATCCACCATGTCCCTGGAGACGGGTTGCTGATAGAGATAAATTCAGCGTTTGTCCCGGCAGTGGCAGAGCTTCCATGGTAGGAACCACCCGACGGCCTGAAGCCCCATGCAAGAAAAAGATCCGCACCATATGAGGCGCCCACCGTGCCATACTGGGAATACACTAAGAGTGCAGGAGTATTTTCTGGCACAGAGATCGGAAAGTATTGCCACGATCCACATGTAGATGAAGACCGGTTTACCCATTCGTAGGCGCCCTGGGTTTGAACTCCTCCGCTCTTGACTACTTGCGCAGGGGTTTCAAGCACCACCTCCTGGGGAATGTCCTGAGCCTCAGACTGCTGCACCTCGTCAGCAGGTCCGCAAGCCCAAGCCCCAATCGACAAAAGACAAAACACAAACTTCTTCATTGGTCCCTCCAACGTTGGTTGGCACTATATTGCCAGAGCTTCCACTCAGAGACAGTTAGTGTTCACTTATCGTGACCGATTCTCGGTGCCATGTAAAGCTTTGGCGTCCCTAGGTATGAAGCTGAAACGGACCTTTGCTGCAAAAAAAGACGATCTCCTCTCTAAGACACGTGCGGCTGTCCGCTACTTCACGGCGGACAGTACTGCTGGTGGCCGTCTCATATAAGTACCACCCGCGCAGCGAGACTGCCGTTCCTCCATACCCCCAGCGGCGCAAGGGAATTCAGTAAGCCATTGTTTCATCCCAATAGATAGGTTGGCATGAGAATGGCCGGTCCTCCCCGCGGCGGCTACAATGATATCCCTCACCGCATACTTGAGGACCCTGCGGCTCACAAGCCGTCAGGCAATGCCAGCCATCACATACCTTTCTGGCGCCGCAGGGAGGCAGATTTTCGCCGCACGGCTCGACACATTCCATCCACACCTTGTCTGGATACGGCGGAGCATAATTCACGTCGCACTTGCGGCCATCGGTACAGGGGGTCTGGAGGCAGTGAGGGCCATACACCTGTGCGCACACAGAAACGCCTTCGTCGAAACGAATGCACTGCTGGCCCGCAGGACAGCCTCGTGCCTCACACGTGGGTAAGCACAGCGGTCGAGGAATGGTGTCCGCACAGAAGAAGCCCTCGGAGCACCCTCGGGTATCTCCCAAGCGGCAGGGCCGTGCGCACCATCCCTCCGTACGGCCACCGCACACCAAGCCAGGGGCGCAGGCGTTCGCTTTGTCCCGGGGGAGCGGAACACACCCCTCTCCCTCTTGGCGTGGGCCCAGGGGGACACACACGCGCACCAAAGGCCCATCTCCCCAAGTAGCAACGCCCTGGCAACTCTGGCCTTCTGGACACTGGTCATCCCCCCAGCACTGGCTGTCTGAGCAGGTTGATCGTGCGTA containing:
- a CDS encoding sodium:proton exchanger — its product is MQALLVVLAIAALSLLASSRTFLDAARLPGLAQLAASGLLFLLFGALVGPGQAGILTSPNLESLRPVLALGLGTVGVILGLNLDPRLLRLLPRGVFTAALAHAGVAFLFVSVPLAAVLLLTTGLPLATAVGGAALLGAAASLSSGHFAVLGYRSGRMERARGLAVALLTILDDGVGLMVLALALVLGASANPAEGLGLVSLALLLGMMCGALIAFLTYGLKDPAELMAVTLGGVALVGGAAAYLRVSALLAGVACGATLALVGGRAVEQVARSLGRFERPAYLVLVFLVGCHLQGRDVDAWMLLPGYVTLRFVGKILGGALARRYAANVLELPPRLGYALISQGGLALCLVAEYLLLVPGTLSQQVFDIVAVGAVINEVLASRAFRRVLEPPVKPKAPEGAA
- a CDS encoding cation:proton antiporter translates to MIGAIIRLVLLVVLLAGISRAQLWRVDSGTPVLLAAGALLLCGLFAGKVAKGVGLPRLTGYLLVGVAVGPYAMGFIPGEGVKGLELVKGLGVSLIALVAGTELHLGLIRRVGAKVAVLCVTVCGITFGVCFAAIFALKPLLPFLAPMTVPQALAVSALVSTVVVSFSPTVTIAIVQETAARGSFTEFLMALVIIGDLFVMVAFALAAGVTRASFGGGFDIGGLLSGVGWELFGSVAVGAVLALGMLVYMRRVNRELPLFLVGICFAAAEGGAQLHLSPLLVALAAGALIANLDERQSRNIHHAIQFAGLPVFALFFAAAGAGLKLDTLVTVGPAALLLVVLRAVAILLACRRFAPMEDPRLRRYLWMGLISQAGVTFGLAALVSRTFPDFGPQVEVLIVAMITTHELVGPVLTRRALERSGETRGDERPRTA
- the xerD gene encoding site-specific tyrosine recombinase XerD yields the protein MEGYLDAFIAFIRAERGLSGKTVDAYAADLTAYFEDLRARGVLDAARAKQEDVTAHLMQLGAKGLSKRSQARHLAAVRGFHRFLIAEKHAEKDPTEDLDTPRAARKLPSFLTLEEVEQLLAAPDERHPTGMRDKAMLELLYATGLRVSELCSLGINDVQLGAGYLIAKGKGSKERIVPVGSIASEKVQAYLGGPRQHLLGKRQSRSLFITPRGGAFTRQGFWKLLKRYALKAGIRKPISPHKLRHSFATHLVERGADLRAVQAMLGHADLATTQIYTHVNSARLRAVYDEHHPRSETAAPPRPKRRKPGA
- a CDS encoding PPC domain-containing protein, which gives rise to MKKFVFCLLSIGAWACGPADEVQQSEAQDIPQEVVLETPAQVVKSGGVQTQGAYEWVNRSSSTCGSWQYFPISVPENTPALLVYSQYGTVGASYGADLFLAWGFRPSGGSYHGSSATAGTNAEFISISNPSPGTWWIGLQANCSYSGVTVGAVY